The Palaemon carinicauda isolate YSFRI2023 chromosome 33, ASM3689809v2, whole genome shotgun sequence genome contains a region encoding:
- the LOC137626230 gene encoding uncharacterized protein produces MYNCIKLPELEQHVHRFVWRNLQSNRKPDHYVMTCMGFEDRPSGIIAMLALRHTAEFSVKDFPEASRVIMTNSYVDDIIHSVESKAEAFSLIRDIENVLSKGSFKIKRWTITGDNEHSDFEGSQNRNERILGLNWQCNKDVFYFKTKLNFSPKYKGVRTEPDLNKLNFFENIPSVLTKRVVVSQKCSVYDPLGFLLPFTLKAKISLRDTVKCDFKLGWDDPLPSYLKEQWVSYFCELSGTETLYFERNVKPTSAKGLPLLVIFSDSSTNAYGAVAYARWELESGSFESRLIVAKSRIAPSRQLSIPRLELCGAVIACRMRKAIEDEMTYKFSSVMHITDSSIVRAQIQKESYGFGTFVATRIAEVQSKSDPNEWWWIASGLNPADLLTRPQDPLNVAVVYSWKYGPEFLALPLEVWPISQSVNCKLPDRIHVNLAQYSVHEETIIDASKFNNYNMLIAVTARIFNIVKVKSFKGVLKKLEPRSLQEAERFWIMQAQKKSS; encoded by the coding sequence atgtataattgcattaagcttccagaattagaacaacatgtacatagatttgtttggagaaatttgcaaagtaatcGCAAACCTGATCACTATGTAATGACATGCATGGGTTTCGAGGATAGGCCCTCAGGAATTATTGCAATGTTAGCTCTTAGACATACTGCAGAATTTTCGGTAAAAGACTTCCCAGAAGCATCACGTGTGATAATGACTAATTCTTATGTAGATGACATAATCCATTCTGTTGAGAGTAAAGCTGAGGCATTTAGCCTAATTAGAGATATTGAAAATGTACTCTCTAAAGGCAGTTTTAAAATTAAACGATGGACCATTACTGGAGATAATGAGCATTCTGACTTTGAAGGGTCCCAGAATAGAAATGAAAGAATACTTGGCCTTAACTGGCAATGCAATaaggatgtgttttattttaaaaccAAGTTAAATTTCTCTCCAAAATATAAGGGTGTAAGAACAGAACCAGACTTAAACAAGTtgaatttttttgaaaatataccTTCAGTTTTAACAAAAAGGGTTGTCGTCAGTCAGAAGTGTTCTGTTTACGACCCACTGGGGTTTTTGCTTCCATTCACACTAAAAGCAAAGATTTCGCTACGAGACACTGTGAAATGTGACTTTAAATTAGGATGGGACGATCCCTTGCCTTCCTATTTAAAAGAACAGTGGGTGTCATATTTTTGTGAATTATCTGGTACTGAAACTCTGTATTTTGAAAGGAATGTTAAGCCAACCTCAGCCAAAGGATTGCCTTTACTTGTTATTTTCAGTGATAGTTCAACAAATGCTTATGGTGCTGTTGCATATGCTAGGTGGGAGTTAGAGTCAGGGTCATTTGAGAGCAGGCTCATTGTGGCAAAGAGTAGGATAGCCCCTAGTAGACAGTTATCTATTCCAAGGCTTGAATTGTGTGGAGCTGTTATAGCGTGCAGGATGCGTAAAGCCATTgaagatgaaatgacatataaatttaGTTCGGTAATGCACATAACAGATTCCTCCATTGTTAGAGCACAAATCCAAAAGGAATCTTATGGCTTTGGAACTTTCGTAGCCACTAGAATAGCAGAAGTTCAATCAAAAAGTGACCCAAATGAATGGTGGTGGATTGCATCTGGATTAAATCCTGCTGATCTATTGACCAGACCCCAGGACCCTTTAAATGTTGCAGTTGTCTATTCATGGAAATATGGTCCAGAGTTTTTGGCCCTTCCTTTAGAAGTGTGGCCTATCAGTCAATCGGTGAATTGTAAGTTACCTGATAGAATTCATGTTAATCTTGCACAATACTCTGTTCATGAAGAAACCATAATTGATGCGTCGAAATTCAACAACTATAATATGTTAATTGCAGTCACTGCTAGGATATTTAACATTGTTAAGGTGAAATCTTTTAAGGGTGTTCTAAAGAAACTTGAACCTAGATCACTCCAGGAAGCTGAGAGGTTTtggattatgcaagcacaaaaaaaGTCTTCCTGA